TTTGGGTGAGCCCTTGTCCGCTTGCGTTTTCGATGGTGCGGAGGATCCATGCGAGGCGGTTGCCGTCGGGCACCACATCGCGGATATCCAGCTCGCCTTTGCGGATAAAATCGGCCAGGTGGCTTTCGATAGTGGACACGGCGAGCCCCCGGCGGGCGGCAATCTCTTCGATGGCCAGACCTTCCTGGAAGAACTGCAGGCTGGCGCGCTGGCTGTTGCCCGTTTCGGGTTTGGATTTGCGGGGCTTCGCCGTTTTACCGGCTTTGAGGTGCACCTGACTTTGCAGGCCATGGCGCGCGCAATACGTCTGCATCACCTCCAGGAAAGGCTCCCCGTATTTGGCGAGCTTCACTTCCCCGAAGCCGGAGATGCGGGTGAGGTCGCCCAGGCTTTGGGGAAGCCAGGTGCAGAGTTCCGCCAGCGTGGCGTCGGAGAAAATGATGTAAGGCGGCACCCGCTCCTTTTCCGCCAGGCTCTTGCGCAACTGCTTGAGTTCCGCCAGCAGCAGGGGCTGCGGTATATCACCGCCGTTGCGGGCGGAACCGGAAGTGGAGATAGCGGCGGAAGCGGCGGCGGGCGCGGTGAGTTGCACCTGCACTTCGCCCTTGAGGACCGACCAGCTCGTATCGGTGAGCTTCAGCACGGGGTATTCGCCGGACGATTGCCCCAGGAACCCGAGCTGCATCAGCTCCCGGGCGTATTGTTTCCATTGTTCTTTTCCGATGTCTTTCCCGATGCCGTAGGTTTTGATTTCCTGGTGGGCATCGCGCACGCCGGCGCCTCCCCGCAGGAAATCCACCACGTAATTCAGCCCGAACCGCTCCTGGAGCCGGTAAACGGCGCTGAGCAGTTTCTGCGCGGCTACGGTGCCGTCCGCCTTTTCATACTGGCCCTGGCAGATATCGCAATTGCCGCAGGCATCGGGGGCGCCTTCCCCGAAATAGCGCAAAAGATACTGGCGGCGGCAGGTGATGGTTTCACAAAGGCCCACCATCTGCTCCAGCTTGCGGAGCATCACGGCGGATTGTTCCTCGTTGCCTTCCACGCTGGCGAAGCGCTTCATTTTGAAAACGTCGCCGGCGCTGTAGAAAAGAATGGCTTCGGATGGCAGCCCGTCGCGGCCGGCGCGGCCGGTTTCCTGGTAATAGCCTTCGATATTCTTAGGCAGGTCGGCATGCACGACGAACCTGACGTTGCTTTTATTGATGCCCATGCCGAACGCGATGGTGGCCACCATGATGCGGACATCGTCGCGCAGGAAACGTTCCTGGCGCTCTTCGCGGAGGTTCCTTTCGAGCCCGGCGTGGTAGGCGGCGGCGGAGAATCCTTCGCGCTGGAGGTCTTCCGCGAGGGATTCGGTGCCGGAGCGGGAGAGGCAGTAGATGATGCCGCTATCGTCGGGCCGCTGGCGGAGATAATCGACCAGTTGCTGATAATAGTCTTTTTTGGGGCGGATGCTGTAGTGGATATTGGGCCGGTTGAAGGAATTTTCGAACACGGCGGGGTTGCGGAGCCGGAGTTTTTCGAGGATATCCTGCTTGGTGATGGCATCTGCTGTAGCGGTGAGGGCGATCACGGGCACGTTGGGGAATTTATCCTTGAGTTGTCCGAGGGCGAGGTATTCCTGCCGGAAATCGTGGCCCCAATGGCTGATACAGTGCGCTTCGTCGATCGCGAAAAGCGCGACTTTCTGCCCGGCGAGCCACTGCATGAAGTTCGCTTCGCCGATCAGGCGTTCCGGCGCGAGGTACAGCAGTTTTACATGCCCCTGCTGCAGCATCTGCATGACGGTCTGCTGTTCGGACATGGACTGCGTGGAATTGAGGAACGCGGCCGTAATGCCGTTCTGGCGCAATGCGTCTACCTGGTCTTTCATCAACGCGATCAGGGGCGACACCACGATGGTAACGCCTTCCATGGCCAGGGCGGGAAGCTGGTAGCAGATAGACTTTCCGCCGCCCGTAGGCATTAAAACCATCGTATCCCCACCATTCAGCACATGCTCGATGATAGCCTGCTGATTATGACGGAATTGCGTATAACCGAAATGTTGTTTCAGCAGTGATAACAGCGCCTGCATACCCTAACTTAATTTTGCTTCCGGGCAAATATAGGATAAAACGATGTGCATAAATTTAACATGAACAACTATCCCGGTAAGGAATAATTCGATAAATTTATAACGAGAGTCTGAA
Above is a genomic segment from Chitinophaga pollutisoli containing:
- the recQ gene encoding DNA helicase RecQ yields the protein MQALLSLLKQHFGYTQFRHNQQAIIEHVLNGGDTMVLMPTGGGKSICYQLPALAMEGVTIVVSPLIALMKDQVDALRQNGITAAFLNSTQSMSEQQTVMQMLQQGHVKLLYLAPERLIGEANFMQWLAGQKVALFAIDEAHCISHWGHDFRQEYLALGQLKDKFPNVPVIALTATADAITKQDILEKLRLRNPAVFENSFNRPNIHYSIRPKKDYYQQLVDYLRQRPDDSGIIYCLSRSGTESLAEDLQREGFSAAAYHAGLERNLREERQERFLRDDVRIMVATIAFGMGINKSNVRFVVHADLPKNIEGYYQETGRAGRDGLPSEAILFYSAGDVFKMKRFASVEGNEEQSAVMLRKLEQMVGLCETITCRRQYLLRYFGEGAPDACGNCDICQGQYEKADGTVAAQKLLSAVYRLQERFGLNYVVDFLRGGAGVRDAHQEIKTYGIGKDIGKEQWKQYARELMQLGFLGQSSGEYPVLKLTDTSWSVLKGEVQVQLTAPAAASAAISTSGSARNGGDIPQPLLLAELKQLRKSLAEKERVPPYIIFSDATLAELCTWLPQSLGDLTRISGFGEVKLAKYGEPFLEVMQTYCARHGLQSQVHLKAGKTAKPRKSKPETGNSQRASLQFFQEGLAIEEIAARRGLAVSTIESHLADFIRKGELDIRDVVPDGNRLAWILRTIENASGQGLTQMKEQLGDDVGYGEIRAVLNYYFWRQEQA